The genomic interval tcgccttttatacattacaacagtgactacacttcaaaagtacttaattgggtgtaaaatgctttgggatatcctgaggtcgtgaaaggcgctctataattGCAAAAGTCtaactttcctttttctttttatctttctatctttctgtctttctttcttccgcATTATCTCTTGGTGATTGCAGTTCATCAGTCAATCAGTGAAGCACCAACGCAGAAAGGAAGCCTCTCGATACCTTCTGGATAGAGTGACGGAAAAGAACGGCCGCGCAGAACGGACATTGTGGGAAACCTTGGTGAAAATGCAGGGAGCCAGGCCAAAGCTGAAATACATATTGAAGGAAATACAGAAGAAAGGTATTGTCCGACACAATGTCTCGAACTGGCCACCGGAAGTGGTTATTTCACTATTTGTCCCAGAGATAAAGCTCAATACTAATGAGGTGAAACGTCTTTCTCAGGTCCGAATCTGCTTCACAACGCACGCTGCAGTCAGGTGGAAGAGAAACTGTCAGGTGATCTGAAAGGTAAGTCAATGGCTCAGCTTCTGAGCCAATGCGATCATCCGATTTATACCACGAGGATCCGGCAGCTGATGAATGGTGATTTCAAACTTAAGACACTAAGCGGGTGAAATTTGATTTAGGGGGGGGCCCAAAACGGGTCCGTATCGCAACTGCCGCCGATATTGGCCCTGCACCCGATATTCACCTCCACTGAAGTATAACGAGCGTTTTATATCACCACCCAAATCGAGTTTCACCACCCCCCAACTGGTACTTAATGTCTGAAGTTTCTGATGCCCCAATGCAAATTGCCCCAGTACTGACCTGTACCAGTCAGAAAGATCACATCTCCACCCCACCCTCGgccacgcacccccccccccccccccgaatgtaCACAGGGCGTCAATAATAACTTGCAATCGTTTATTTCTTTAgtcattcttgagatgtgggcgtcgcaggcagttattgcccacccctaaactCTCTTGGATACAGCTGAGTTTCTTGCTAagcccacctcagagggcagttaagagtcaaccacgttggtgtggggactggaggcgTAAAAAGGTACAGaacgggtaaggactggagtcatatatcgGCCCAGAACGGGTAAGGACTGGAGACACAAATAGGCCCAATCCGGGGAAAGACTAGATTCAcaaataggcccagactgggtgaggactggagtcacatagatgCCCAGACCGGCtaaggattggagtcacatataggcccagaacgggtaaggactggagttacatataggcccaaACCGGGGAAAGAatagagttacatataggcccagactggttaAGGTCTGGAGtgacgtataggcccagaccgggtaaggactggagtcacatataggcccataCCGGCtaaggactggaatcacatagaggcccagaccgggtaaggactggagtgacgtataggcccagaccaggtaaggattggAGTGACGTATatgcccagaccaggtaaggattagAGTGGCGTATAGgcctagaccgggtaaggactggagtggCGTATAGgcctagaccgggtaaggactggagtcacatatagacccagaccgggtaaggactggattcacatacaggcccagactgggtaaggagtgGAATCGCAGATAGGCCCAAACCGAGTGAGGAGTGGAGTCGCAGAAAGGCCCTGactgagtaaggacggcaggtttccttcccctgaAGGGACATCAGggaaccagttgtgtttttatgaAAATCCAACACCTTCCCGGTCACTTTTACCgattccagctttttatttccagcatttttaaaactgatttcCAATTCTCAAACAGccctggtaggatttgaactcacgttctctggattattagtccaggcctctggattccaGTTcagtaacaaaaccacaaaaattggCATTAACTCTTTGGGAAGCGAGAGGATAATGGGCTATAGACCCTTTCCTTATCTGTGAGACTGTGCAATAagggttagtgattgaagcagagactataTCTACATTTCAGAATAGGTTAGATCGGTGATTGAAGGAAAGGGAGGGGGTAAATCGATATGGGAACAGGACGAGCAGATGCGATTAGTTATACTGCTCCTGTGGAGGGtgaacaccaacacggactgttCGGGTCCAACTGGCTGTTCCCCCattgtaattctatgaaattaaATTGAACTACcgagaaggtacagcacagaaacaggccattcggcccaacaggtccgtgctggtgtttgtaTTCCACAAgaccctcctcccaccattcCTCATCCTACCCCATCAacgtatccttttattcctttctccctcgtgtgtttatcccgTATTCAAATCGCGTCCCCTGTTGGTGGGCTCTCAGCCCGTGGTTTCCCTTCCAATAATTCACTTGGCTGTCCCAAATGGGTATAACAAGGATTTATTATAACATCAGCGGAATCATCAATGTACACAGTATTTCAGCGGCAATAACACAATACAAGGTTGGCATTACCCGGTTTCAAGTCTTCTGGTCAACAGCGTAAAACGGGAGATCTCGTTCCGAGCTTTGTTTAGATCCTTTGCGTTTTTTGATTCACACCTTTCGTTATATTTTTGTTGGATCCGCCCACTCTTTCTTTAGCTGAAACTCATCTAAAAGGCACAGCCTGAGTGTCTTTTCCGATTTGTCTTTAAACAGCTTGTTTATTACAAAGATTGCTGGGTCCTTGTTCGCCTCAATTAGGTGTAAATGTCCTCCCATACACTGGATTGATCTTTGTTTGTTGCTTATCAGGTAACAAGTTCGAAGACCCTTAAAGTAATTCAACAGTCAACAGGATTATCTTTATTTCCTTTGTTTGACAAGACAGAGCTGGTCAAAACTTCTAATCTTATGCTTCCCCGGGAAAACATGTGGTCTCAGGTGACACCGTTTACATGTACACAGCAGAACTTCAATGGCTTGGCTGGGACATGTTTTGACAATTTCATTATACAGGACATACGTTGTTGACAATTGCTTAGTTACAGGCTGGCCATCTCAATGAATGACATCTGTTCTTTGATTAATAGAGATCTCTTATCAGCAGAACAGGCAGTTCTTGTGTTTTTTGATATTCTAGTCTTCTATTTGACCCTTTTGTGCGCagggtactttttaaaataatctagCAATTTTTGTTCCGACACAGTATTATTTTacaccagcttccccttaaatgcatctacgctattctcCCCAACTACTTCCTatgttagcgagttccacattctcaccattccctgtgtaacgaagtttctcctgaattccctgctgGATTTAATGGTGACTGTCTCAAGTTTATGATTCCTAGTTCAggtctccccgcaagtggaaatatcttctctgcaTGTACTCTATCAAATCATTTCATAATCTTCAAGATGTCTATCtggtcagccttctcttttctataggaAGGCgccgcagcctgttcaatctttcctgacataTATAACCtgatatcattccagtaaatcttctttgcacttgctccagtgcctctctatcctttttataacatggagaccagaactgttcacagtgctcttagggtgttctaaccaaggttcgatataaggttaacataacttcgctgcttttcaattctctccctctagaaatgaacccgtgcTTTGTTTATTAACTTGCGTCgcttcttttagtgatttgtgcatctgtaccccagatccctctaaccccttaccccatttagactcttattttccaatgtggcatccttattcttccaaccaaaatgtaccacctcacacatatctgtattgaaattattttgccaattacacgcacattctgcatgtttattaatgttgcagtcctcctctgtattaactataacccccaatttggtgatgTCTGCAAATTTTGTTATTGTACTTCCCGATTCCTAAGTCCACATcgcttatgtaaatggtgaacaacagtggtctcagcaccgatctttgtggaacaccacttcccaccttttgccagtctgagtaactacattTAATCccgactctcttttctgttttgtagccaacttgctatccattctgctacttgtccactgagtccacatgctctgaccttagtcagatGTCTACTATGCGATAGCTTATCgaaggcttttgaaaatccaaacatatgcTATGTACTGCATTACCATTGTCTACaccttctgttacttcttcaaagaattcaaaggTTGacaaagcatgaccttcccttttgaattccgtgctgactactctttattatatttttggtttctacgtgttttctattacatctttgtgtaaggattccattacctttcctgccatcgacattaagctaattggtccaaAGATCcgtggactggttctatctccgtTATTAAATACAGGAgtcacattaactgtccgccagtcctctggcactagtcCCCTTtctaatatattttatatatatatgccgTGCAgcagagacagggagatagacaggaagaaagagagacggggagagagagagagacagggacagagacagagagactgagggacagataggaagagacagagactgatagagaaggagagagagactcgaagagggaaagacagagagttagAGATAagaagagagagattcagagagggagggagagagacaaagagagagagcagagagagagaaacacacagacacagaaagagagagggagagagagagggacacatagagagagacagagagagagagacagagaggaagcgacagacagagagagagagagggagagacagaggggtagagagcaaaagagacagagagagacagacagagagacagagagagaggggggggcagagagagacagagtgagacaggcagagagggagggagagagagatacagagtgagacagagagggagagagggaaacaaagcgagagagagagcgacagagagcgacatatatatagagagagccaGAGATATAGAtaatcagaaagagagagacaaacagataaAAAGTTCCATCCTGCTCCACTCTGTTTATCCCATCGTTCGACACTCCCAAAGGCTTGAAGTCTCCTCTTGAAATGGTGGCCTATAAACTCTTCGAGCCTTAGTCTGAAATTCTGCCATCTTTGTTCTAGCTGAGCTGGTAACGAATGTCTTTACGACCTTGGCTAAAATAATGGGGAGAGAAACCTCATTCGAATCCAGTACACAATGGTGCTAAATTTCCCGATACAACACTGCAGTCTCAGACACAATGTAAGGAAACTGATTGAGGTACGAGCAGGTTGCGAGCGGCCAGGAAGCAGATTCCAGGGTAATTCTCGGCCTTTTGAATGTTAAAACGAGCGTTTCACTGCGATATGTAACTTTGCGAATGGCAGAAATAGAAGTTTCCTCTTGCAAGCTGGAAAAGGAACAGTGTATGAAACTAGAAATTACTGTTCATCATATTGGGGTAGCAAGTCTGAACGGACCTGTACGATACCCTTAAGATCCCTCACCGCCAACATTAAATGTTGGTACCCGAATAAGGCAGAAGGTCATTTCTAGTCTCTGGCAGGGGAGGGGTAAATTTTTTTAGGGCAAGATGGGCGCTAGCGAATCACCAATCCGTTTTAAACTCCGCCCAATTTCTTTCCATTGGGtgtcattttaacttttgccgACGATGCAAATTAGGTGATATCGAATTAGCCGCCTGttgtacactccgcccgattttcctcTCCACTGGAGGCAATGGATGGGAAAATCGGTCCACTTGTAGAACGGGCGACCAATTCGACATCGGCCATTTTACATCattgcccagagttaaaatcgcaCCCAATGCTAAAGTAAATAGGTGTGGGGTGGAAACTCATCTCGGGAGCTGGTGCAAAACAGGCGGTATTTCATCCACCGTCCGTTATATGTCTCGCCCAATATTGCAGTTCATGGTATTGAATATCAGGCAGGACGTATAACGGACCGTCAATCCGATCGAGATATGTTTCCACCCCGTGGAGCGGCCTGACATGACACGGAGATCGACACTAATGGCGTTGTTAATGTTGCCCCGAAAGATATCCAGAAGCAGCACAAGGAACATCTCTGCTCCCAAAACGAGAGGGTGGCCAAAGGCGCCATCCGAGGAAGGGACAAGGCAAAGAGTTTCTCCGGCACCAATCGCTACACCGAACTGGTAGTTATTTCTTCTCTCCGGGAGCGGAGACTAGTGGAGCACGAGCTGCTGGCCAGAGGCAGGGACCACGAGGAGTGGCAGCAGAAGCATGTGGTCAGTGAACTGGAGAAGATCCGCATCCATCAACTGTTCAGGAGTAGCTTCGGCCACAGCAGCCTGTCTGGGACCTCAGTGGTCAGTGGGGTGGCCGGGATCGGTAAGACCACCATGGTCCAGAAGATGGTCCATGAATGGGCCTTGGGGAACATCTATCCTCAGTTCCAATTCGTCTTTCATTTCAAATTCAGAGACCTCAACGCCGTAAAGGAGAGCACGTCCCTGAAAGACATGGTGTTAGAGTCCTACCCTTATTTGGAAAAGATACTTGGAGAGATATGGATGAGGCCGGAATATCTGCTCTTTGTGTTCGATGGGTTGGATGAGTTCCAGTACAGGATTGATTTCACCGGCCGTGGGGCAAGTCAAGTCTCTGGGCACGGCTGTACAGGGCCCGAAAGCAGATGTGAAGTGTCCGAGATTGTCCGCTGCCTGGTGCAGGAACGGCTGCTGAAAGGGTGTTCCGTGCTGCTCACAAGCCGACCAACCGCCCTTGACTCTTTGGAACAGGCCAACATCAACCTCTGGGCCGAGATTCTGGGCTTCCTCGCCGCCGAACGGAAGGATTATTTCAGACGCTTCTTCGGGGACGAGAAACTGTCCGCCGACGTCTTCAAACACGttgaggagaacgagatcctgtacaccatgtgctacaacccttcctactgctggatcacGTGCTCCACCTTAGGCCCGCTCTTCACTCAACCGGAGGGGAAACGACCGCTCCCCAAAACAATCACGCAACTCTTCTCCAACTACGTTTGTAACCTCTTGAGGAACCACTGTCGGGATTTTGAAGACCAGCGGGCCATGTTGCTCCGAGCCGGGGAGATGGCCTACCAGGGAGTTTCCGAGAGGGTCATCGTCTTCAACGAAGATCACTTCCGCCAACACCAGCTGGAGCCCTCTAAGTTCATTTCCGGCTTCATGATGGAGATCCTGGAGAGGGACGAGGAGGCGAGGAATGTTGTCTATACGTTTCTCCATCTCACTATCCAAGAGTTCTTTGCCGCCCTGGCTCAGTACCTGACCCCGAAGCGCCAGAACGTGTTCGAACTCCTTAACTGGGCGTTCAGGAAGGACGACGGCCGCTTTGAGATCTTTCTCCGCTTCGTGGTGGGCCTCTCGTCGCCCGCCTCCGCCGAGCAGCTGGAGGAGATCCTGGGCCCGTTGAACCACCATACCATCTGCCAGGCCGTCGACTGGCTGAAGATCAACGTTCAGGCTGAGatcaagaggacagacaggaaCGCGGGCAAGAGACAGCTCCTCAATCTGTTCCACTACCTGTGCGAGTCTCAGAACAGTGCGCTGGCCCAGCGGACAGTCGGGGCGGTGGAAAGGCTGAACTTCGGGGATTCCAACCCGCGGCTCGCGCTGAGGCTGAGCCCCCTCGACTGCGCCGTGCTCTCCCACGTTGTTCGACTGTGCGAAACTCTGGAGGAGCTGAATTTGGAGAAATGCTACATCCAGGAGGAAGGGGTCAAGCGACTGGTCCCCGCGATGCACAAATGCAAAGTTCTGAGGTATTTATTAACGGGAGAGGGAGGGCTGAAATTGGAAACGAGTAGGGACACAAAAACgggacagtgtcccagtgtcGCCTGTTATATGTCCCGGCTGTAATTCACTTAAATAAACTTCAATACGTGCCTTCCTCCAGTTGGGCCCACCGTTCTTCCACTACACATTCCAGGGCCACAagagccttctcctcctttcCAGATTTTTGTTGCTTCCCACcttctctgctattctgctgcaaCCAATTCCACCTCCTCTGGACCTGTCTTTTGTTTCAATACTTGTccgcccccttttgccttgcaacaTCATCCACTTTTGCCATTGAATCACTT from Heptranchias perlo isolate sHepPer1 unplaced genomic scaffold, sHepPer1.hap1 HAP1_SCAFFOLD_66, whole genome shotgun sequence carries:
- the LOC137318165 gene encoding NACHT, LRR and PYD domains-containing protein 3-like; the encoded protein is MVELVENIALALMAENSLSDEEYGFISQSVKHQRRKEASRYLLDRVTEKNGRAERTLWETLVKMQGARPKLKYILKEIQKKGPNLLHNARCSQVEEKLSGDLKDIQKQHKEHLCSQNERVAKGAIRGRDKAKSFSGTNRYTELVVISSLRERRLVEHELLARGRDHEEWQQKHVVSELEKIRIHQLFRSSFGHSSLSGTSVVSGVAGIGKTTMVQKMVHEWALGNIYPQFQFVFHFKFRDLNAVKESTSLKDMVLESYPYLEKILGEIWMRPEYLLFVFDGLDEFQYRIDFTGRGASQVSGHGCTGPESRCEVSEIVRCLVQERLLKGCSVLLTSRPTALDSLEQANINLWAEILGFLAAERKDYFRRFFGDEKLSADVFKHVEENEILYTMCYNPSYCWITCSTLGPLFTQPEGKRPLPKTITQLFSNYVCNLLRNHCRDFEDQRAMLLRAGEMAYQGVSERVIVFNEDHFRQHQLEPSKFISGFMMEILERDEEARNVVYTFLHLTIQEFFAALAQYLTPKRQNVFELLNWAFRKDDGRFEIFLRFVVGLSSPASAEQLEEILGPLNHHTICQAVDWLKINVQAEIKRTDRNAGKRQLLNLFHYLCESQNSALAQRTVGAVERLNFGDSNPRLALRLSPLDCAVLSHVVRLCETLEELNLEKCYIQEEGVKRLVPAMHKCKVLRAEKVNGRFDRSDQTHEGFVGVKISRNCFQRQKGREPGDMDLRLNHNNIGDAGVKLLSLALRHPDCKTERLELQDNNLTAAGIEDLKTAFSMNHSVTMLYLDGNQFTDQCVPDLRNLILSCKNLELIHVKNSAEQRLFDPVLGEGDLVRVSDKLEFTEGGRLEAGLESIGIVEPGGEKGMMRVSAADELRQGRRRALLLRWK